One part of the Melospiza melodia melodia isolate bMelMel2 chromosome 3, bMelMel2.pri, whole genome shotgun sequence genome encodes these proteins:
- the LOC134415668 gene encoding damage-control phosphatase ARMT1-like isoform X4, translated as MNLQMPRQWLPGQLFPLGCTTEHDTMWSGIASGSYAYFTIKDRLPQILTKVIDTLHRHKNEFFEEHGEKGVEAEKRAISFLSKLRNELQTDKPVTPLEDELPDAALWNRYLDYQRNLSNGNGEPSWFQSPWLYVECYMYRRIHAALAQNPPIDNFDVFKEGKAQNFFESQEAIIALCTYFQELLKNIKDLDEKQLQEELFKLLQVSLWGNKCDLSFSAGEDSSQKSSPLQSLENMVPYILVDDMEKVWSLLVNAKKNGTERSNVRVDIILDNAGFELVSDLVLADFLLLSKLADEVYFHGKSIPWYVSDTTKHDFNWTIRQLGSANHMWMSRCGVNWEGNLKKGVWVFLDHMFWTLPHDFSNMSEVAPDLYAELQKSNLLLFKGDLNYRKLTGDRKWEYTVPFHQALNKFHPAPLCSLRTLKCDTQVGLKHGQGEQIQASEPEWMVSGKYGVIQFDAGL; from the exons ATGAATTTACAGATGCCTAGGCAGTGGCTCCCTGGCCAACTTTTCCCCCTGGGTTGCACCACTGAGCATGACACCATGTGGTCTGGAATAGCCTCTGG ATCCTATGCATATTTTACGATTAAAGACAGACTTCCCCAGATCCTCACAAAAGTTATTGATACTTTGCATCGAcataaaaatgaattttttgAAGAACATGGTGAG AAGGGTGTTGAAGCAGAGAAGAGAGCCATATCTTTCCTCTCCAAACTGCGGAATGAGCTGCAAACAGACAAGCCAGTGACCCCTCTGGAAGATGAGTTGCCCGATGCTGCGCTGTGGAACCGATACCTGGACTACCAACGAAATTTATCAAATGGAAATGGAGAACCAAGTTGGTTTCAGTCCCCTTGGCTGTACGTAGAGTGTTACATGTATAGAAGAATTCATGCAGCATTAGCACAGAA CCCACCTATTGACAACTTTGATGTATTTAAGGAAGGAAAGGCTCAAAATTTCTTTGAATCCCAAGAAGCTATTATTGCCTTATGCACTTACTTTCAGGAACTTCTTAAGAACATCAAGGATCTAGATGAAAAGCAACTTCAGGAGGAGCTTTTTAAGCTATTGCAG gTGTCATTGTGGGGCAATAAGTGTGACCTTTCTTTTTCAGCTGGTGAAGATAGCTCTCAGAAATCTAGTCCTTTGCAATCCCTGGAAAACATGGTACCTTACATCTTAGTGGATGATATGGAAAAAGTTTGGTCACTACTTGTAAATGCCaaaaaaaatggaacagaaagaAGTAATGTTAGAGTTGACATAATCCTGGATAATGCTGGATTTGAACTTGTAAGTGATCTTGTGTTGGCTGATTTCTTGTTGTTGTCAAAGCTGGCTGATGAAGTCTATTTTCATGGAAAAAGTATTCCATGGTATGTATCAGATACCACAAAACATGATTTTAACTGGACTATTAGACAACTGGGGTCAGCTAATCATATGTGGATGTCTAGATGTGGGGTAAACTGGGAGGGCAATTTGAAAAAGGGAGTTTGGGTTTTCCTTGACCACATGTTTTGGACTTTACCACATGATTTTTCCAATATGAGTGAAGTTGCTCCTGACTTGTATGCTGAGCTACAGAAGTCAAACTTGCTTCTCTTCAAAGGTGATCTAAACTATAGAAAATTGACAGGAgatagaaaatgggaatacaCTGTCCCGTTTCATCAAGCCTTGAATAAGTTTCATCCTGCGCCTCTCTGTAGTTTGAGAACATTGAAATGTGACACTCAGGTTGGCCTGAAACATGGACAAGGTGAGCAAATTCAGGCTTCTGAACCTGAGTGGATGGTAAGTGGAAAGTATGGGGTAATTCAGTTTGATGCTGGTCTCTAG
- the LOC134415668 gene encoding damage-control phosphatase ARMT1-like isoform X2: MYRRIHAALAQNPPIDNFDVFKEGKAQNFFESQEAIIALCTYFQELLKNIKDLDEKQLQEELFKLLQVSLWGNKCDLSFSAGEDSSQKSSPLQSLENMVPYILVDDMEKVWSLLVNAKKNGTERSNVRVDIILDNAGFELVSDLVLADFLLLSKLADEVYFHGKSIPWYVSDTTKHDFNWTIRQLGSANHMWMSRCGVNWEGNLKKGVWVFLDHMFWTLPHDFSNMSEVAPDLYAELQKSNLLLFKGDLNYRKLTGDRKWEYTVPFHQALNKFHPAPLCSLRTLKCDTQVGLKHGQGEQIQASEPEWMVSGKYGVIQFDAGL; the protein is encoded by the exons ATGTATAGAAGAATTCATGCAGCATTAGCACAGAA CCCACCTATTGACAACTTTGATGTATTTAAGGAAGGAAAGGCTCAAAATTTCTTTGAATCCCAAGAAGCTATTATTGCCTTATGCACTTACTTTCAGGAACTTCTTAAGAACATCAAGGATCTAGATGAAAAGCAACTTCAGGAGGAGCTTTTTAAGCTATTGCAG gTGTCATTGTGGGGCAATAAGTGTGACCTTTCTTTTTCAGCTGGTGAAGATAGCTCTCAGAAATCTAGTCCTTTGCAATCCCTGGAAAACATGGTACCTTACATCTTAGTGGATGATATGGAAAAAGTTTGGTCACTACTTGTAAATGCCaaaaaaaatggaacagaaagaAGTAATGTTAGAGTTGACATAATCCTGGATAATGCTGGATTTGAACTTGTAAGTGATCTTGTGTTGGCTGATTTCTTGTTGTTGTCAAAGCTGGCTGATGAAGTCTATTTTCATGGAAAAAGTATTCCATGGTATGTATCAGATACCACAAAACATGATTTTAACTGGACTATTAGACAACTGGGGTCAGCTAATCATATGTGGATGTCTAGATGTGGGGTAAACTGGGAGGGCAATTTGAAAAAGGGAGTTTGGGTTTTCCTTGACCACATGTTTTGGACTTTACCACATGATTTTTCCAATATGAGTGAAGTTGCTCCTGACTTGTATGCTGAGCTACAGAAGTCAAACTTGCTTCTCTTCAAAGGTGATCTAAACTATAGAAAATTGACAGGAgatagaaaatgggaatacaCTGTCCCGTTTCATCAAGCCTTGAATAAGTTTCATCCTGCGCCTCTCTGTAGTTTGAGAACATTGAAATGTGACACTCAGGTTGGCCTGAAACATGGACAAGGTGAGCAAATTCAGGCTTCTGAACCTGAGTGGATGGTAAGTGGAAAGTATGGGGTAATTCAGTTTGATGCTGGTCTCTAG